The Lycium barbarum isolate Lr01 chromosome 9, ASM1917538v2, whole genome shotgun sequence genome has a segment encoding these proteins:
- the LOC132609623 gene encoding abscisic acid 8'-hydroxylase CYP707A2: protein MEIVSMFCLFAIISFTFLLLHSILKFLAVADKKLPLPPGTLGWPYIGETFQLYSQNPNVFFASKIKKYGSIFKTYILGCPCVMISSPEAAKQVLVTRANLFKPTFPASKERMLGKQAIFFHQGDYHAKLRKLVLRAFMPESIRNIVPDIESIAKSSLESFEGRLINTYQEMKTYTFNVALISIFGKDEFLYREELKRCYYILEKGYNSMPINLPGTLFNKAMKARKELAKIVAKIISTRREMKIDHSDLLGSFMGDKEGLTDEQIADNVIGVIFAARDTTASVLTWILKYLGENPSVLHAVTEEQEAIMRNKEENGEEEVLNWADTKQMPMTTRVVQETLRVASILSFTFREAVEDVEFDGYLIPKGWKVLPLFRNIHHSPDNFPEPEKFDPSRFEVSPKPNTFMPFGNGVHSCPGNELAKMETLILVHHLTTKYRWSMVGPQNGIQYGPFALPQNGLPIKLSLKTSSA, encoded by the exons ATGGAGATTGTTTCTATGTTTTGTTTATTTGCTATCATTTCTTTCACTTTTCTTCTCCTCCATTCAATCCTCAAGTTCTTGGCTGTTGCTGACAAGAAATTGCCACTTCCTCCTGGAACTTTGGGTTGGCCTTATATTGGAGAAACTTTCCAACTTTACTCTCAAAATCCCAATGTTTTCTTTGCCTCCAAAATCAAAAA GTATGGTTCAATATTCAAGACTTACATATTAGGCTGTCCTTGTGTGATGATATCAAGTCCAGAAGCAGCTAAGCAAGTTTTGGTCACAAGGGCTAATTTGTTTAAGCCTACATTTCCTGCTAGTAAAGAGAGGATGTTGGGAAAACAAGCAATTTTCTTTCACCAAGGTGATTACCATGCCAAGTTGAGGAAATTAGTACTCCGAGCTTTCATGCCCGAATCGATCAGAAACATCGTCCCAGATATTGAATCCATTGCGAAGAGTTCACTCGAATCATTTGAGGGCAGATTGATCAACACTTACCAAGAAATGAAGACA TACACATTCAATGTTGCATTGATTTCAATATTTGGAAAAGATGAATTCCTATATAGAGAGGAACTCAAGAGGTGTTACTACATTCTTGAAAAAGGGTACAATTCAATGCCAATCAATCTCCCCGGTACACTCTTCAACAAAGCAATGAAAGCAAGGAAGGAACTAGCAAAAATTGTAGCCAAAATCATCTCGACTAGACGGGAAATGAAGATCGATCATAGCGATTTGCTTGGTTCTTTCATGGGAGATAAAGAAGGACTCACTGACGAACAAATTGCAGATAACGTCATTGGAGTCATTTTTGCAGCTAGAGACACTACTGCTAGTGTACTTACATGGATCCTCAAATACCTTGGAGAAAATCCTAGTGTCCTTCATGCTGTCACA GAAGAACAAGAGGCTATAATGAGAAATAAAGAGGAGAATGGTGAAGAAGAAGTCCTAAATTGGGCAGACACTAAACAAATGCCTATGACTACAAGAGTGGTTCAAGAAACACTTCGAGTTGCTTCTATCTTATCTTTCACTTTCAGAGAAGCTGTTGAAGATGTTGAATTTGATG GATATTTAATACCTAAAGGATGGAAAGTACTACCACTCTTTAGGAACATTCATCATAGTCCAGACAACTTTCCTGAACCAGAGAAATTTGATCCTTCAAGATTTGAG GTGTCTCCCAAGCCCAATACCTTCATGCCATTTGGCAATGGGGTCCACTCATGTCCAGGGAATGAATTAGCCAAAATGGAAACCTTGATCCTCGTACATCATCTGACCACAAAGTACAG GTGGTCTATGGTGGGCCCACAGAATGGAATTCAGTATGGGCCATTTGCTCTTCCCCAAAATGGTCTGCCCATTAAGCTCTCTCTCAAAACATCATCAGCATAA